A window of the Candida orthopsilosis Co 90-125, chromosome 1 draft sequence genome harbors these coding sequences:
- a CDS encoding Pot1-2 peroxisomal 3-ketoacyl CoA thiolase has translation MFKKSAKDIVVLSALRTPVTKSVKGGLTQLYPEELLYQVLRGSISKSNVDPNLIDDILVGTVLQTLGGQKASSLAVKKAGFPIETTVNTINRQCASSAQAITYSAGSILSGENKFAIAAGVESMTHDYFPHRGIPQRIYQPFLEGASAETKNVLTPMGITSESVAEKFGISRQVQDEFAVQSHLKASRATDSGHFADEIVSVESRNEAGEAMLVAKDDGIRPGSTYEKLSALKPVFKENGVTTAGNSSQISDGASVVILTTRENAEKYGYRPIGRFIGSSVAGVPAGLMGIGPSEAIPQLLERFGLSHKDIDIFELNEAFASQSIYCIEKLGLDYEKVNPYGGAIAIGHPLGATGGRVVSTLLNGLRAQKKELGVVSMCTSTGQGYAGLFINEN, from the coding sequence ATGTTTAAAAAATCAGCTAAGGATATTGTGGTTCTATCTGCATTGAGAACACCAGTCACCAAATCGGTCAAGGGTGGATTAACTCAGCTTTATCCTGAGGAGTTGTTATATCAAGTTTTGCGAGGctcaatttccaaatcaaatgtggatcccaatttgattgatgatataCTCGTTGGAACAGTTTTGCAGACTTTAGGAGGTCAAAAAGCTTCGTCGTTAGCAGTGAAAAAAGCTGGATTCCCAATAGAAACTACAGTAAACACAATTAACCGTCAATGTGCATCTTCAGCCCAAGCTATTACCTACAGCGCTGGCTCAATCCTCAGTGGTGAGAACAAGTTTGCTATTGCAGCTGGCGTTGAATCCATGACACACGATTATTTCCCTCATCGTGGTATTCCGCAACGAATTTACCAACCTTTTTTGGAAGGTGCCAGTGCAGAGACAAAGAACGTGTTAACACCAATGGGTATTACCAGTGAGCTGGTTGCGGAAAAGTTTGGGATCAGTAGACAAGTACAAGATGAATTCGCTGTGCAGTCGCATCTAAAAGCTTCAAGGGCAACAGATTCGGGTCATTTTGCAGACGAGATAGTGTCAGTCGAGTCGCGCAATGAAGCTGGAGAAGCAATGCTTGTAGCGAAAGATGACGGAATTAGACCCGGATCAACGTATGAAAAATTACTGGCTTTGAAACCTGTatttaaagaaaatggAGTTACAACGGCGGGCAATTCTTCCCAAATCTCAGACGGTGCTTCAGTTGTTATTTTGACAACACGCGAAAATGCAGAAAAATACGGATACAGACCCATAGGTCGATTTATAGGGTCAAGTGTCGCTGGTGTGCCTGCTGGGTTGATGGGAATTGGGCCATCAGAAGCCATACCAcaattgttggaaagaTTTGGCTTATCGCATAAGGACATCGACATCTTCGAGTTGAATGAAGCTTTTGCTTCGCAACTGATCtattgtattgaaaaattgggttTAGACTATGAGAAAGTCAATCCATACGGTGGCGCAATAGCCATCGGTCATCCGTTAGGTGCTACTGGAGGTAGAGTAGTATCCACTTTGTTAAATGGGTTAAGAgcacaaaagaaagagttGGGAGTTGTATCTATGTGCACCTCAACAGGCCAAGGTTATGCAGGATTATTCATTAACGAAAATTAA
- a CDS encoding Dgk1 protein (S. cerevisiae homolog DGK1 has diacylglycerol kinase activity, has role in phosphatidic acid process and localizes to integral to endoplasmic reticulum membrane) produces the protein MSAAAGTLKTSSPKPKPQNVTSFSMLDFDEAKNSYIEEEDRTYIYNTTNEDVSSEEDDDNDDEEEDGIQVLSRKSSDTDLDVTDSGVMEKINVNNQSKVDKISSSPVQGKFKQFLVKHEIPRKVFHSSIGVLTLWLYTKGTTVPQLFVPLFTCFSGVLINDLVRLHNPEINKFITSQMWFIIRESERNSYNGTLFYLAGVLIVLYLYPKDISVLSILLLSWADTAASTVGRKYGKYTPKIGNRKSVAGSLGSFAVGMFAAYLLYGYFIPCYDVNNPGDIYWTPKSSKLNFHVYSILVGLIASVSELIDLWGLDDNFTIPVLSGTLIYWLVRLFHI, from the coding sequence ATGTCAGCTGCTGCTGGTACATTGAAAACCTCATCACCAAAACCTAAGCCTCAAAATGTAACTTCATTTAGTATGCtagattttgatgaagccAAGAATTCATACATCGAAGAAGAGGACAGAACATATATTTACAACACCACAAATGAGGATGTTTCGTCAGAAGAAGACGATGAcaacgatgatgaagaagaggatggAATTCAAGTtttatcaagaaaaagttCCGACACCGATCTAGACGTGACTGACTCAGGTGTAATGGAAAAGATAAATGTAAACAATCAAAGTAAGGTTGATAAAATTTCTTCGTCTCCGGTCCAAGGCAAGTTTAAGCAGTTTTTGGTAAAGCATGAGATTCCTAGGAAAGTGTTTCACTCATCTATCGGTGTTTTGACTTTATGGTTGTATACAAAGGGGACCACGGTCCCACAGTTGTTTGTTCCATTATTTACATGCTTTTCAGGTGTACTAATCAATGACTTGGTAAGGCTTCACAATCCCgaaatcaacaagtttaTTACTTCACAAATGTGGTTCATCATTCGCGAAAGTGAAAGGAATTCGTACAATGGGACGTTATTCTACTTGGCAGGTGTATTGATTGTGTTGTATTTATACCCAAAAGACATTAGTGTTTTGAGTATCTTATTATTGAGTTGGGCCGATACCGCAGCTTCCACAGTTGGTCGCAAGTACGGAAAGTACACACCTAAAATCGGAAATAGAAAGTCTGTAGCTGGATCTTTGGGTAGCTTTGCAGTCGGCATGTTTGCAGCATACTTACTTTATGGATATTTCATTCCATGTTATGATGTTAACAATCCAGGTGATATCTATTGGACACCAAAGCTGAGTAAGTTGAATTTTCACGTTTATTCAATCCTTGTTGGTTTGATTGCTAGTGTTTCAGAACTCATCGACCTTTGGGGATTAGATGACAATTTTACAATTCCTGTATTGAGTGGTACTTTAATTTACTGGTTGGTGCGTTTGTTTCATATTTAG